A stretch of the Panicum virgatum strain AP13 chromosome 9N, P.virgatum_v5, whole genome shotgun sequence genome encodes the following:
- the LOC120689533 gene encoding hexosyltransferase GAUT11-like, with protein MLRGTGHVGGDARRRALEHRRSARRRLPGWIWWLLGIFLLVGLMLFVLHHNQKEQFRPPVVDNGSEIEEVPHEKVNFTEELLSSTSFARQLADQMTLAKAYVILAKEHGNLQLAWELSSQIRNCQRLLSEGAVSGRAITPDEAHPIISRLARLIYKAQDAHYDISTTIVTLKSHALALEERAKAAIVQSAEFGQLAAESFPKSLHCLTVKLTEEWLRNPKHRSRSEEQRNSTRLVDNNLYHFCIFSDNVLATSVVVNSTVSNANHPQQLVFHVVTDRIHFGAMSTWFLINDFKGCTVEVRCIDEFSWLNASSSPLVRQLSEVETQGYYYSAGSKHPEREIKFHNPKFVSLLNHLRFYIPQILPNLEKVVFLDDDVVVQKDLTQLFSIELHGNVIGAVETCLESFHRYHKYLNFSHPTISSKIDPHTCGWAFGMNIFDLIAWRKANATSLYHYWQEQNSDLLLWRTGTLPAGLLTFYGLMEPLDRRWHVLGLGYDVDIDDRLIESSAVVHYNGNMKPWLKLAIRRYKYIWERYVNFSHPYVRECMLH; from the exons ATGCTTCGAGGAACAGGGCACGTGGGTGGCGATGCGCGGAGGCGGGCACTGGAGCACCGCCgctcggcgcgccggcggctgcCGGGGTGGATCTGGTGGCTCCTCGGGATCTTCCTCCTCGTTGGGCTCATGCTATTCGTCCTGCACCACAACCAGAAGGAGCAGTTCCGGCCGCCCGTCGTG GATAATGGTTCAGAAATCGAGGAAGTCCCTCATGAGAAGGTGAATTTCACAGAAGAGCTTTTGAGCAGCACATCATTTGCTCGCCAATTAGCGGATCAGATGACTTTAGCAAAGGCATATGTCATCCTTGCAAAAGAGCATGGCAATCTTCAGCTTGCATGGGAGCTTAGTTCGCAGATAAGGAACTGCCAAAGATTGCTATCTGAAGGGGCAGTTAGTGGGCGAGCAATTACTCCAGACGAAGCCCATCCTATAATAAGCCGGCTTGCACGGTTAATATATAAGGCACAGGACGCTCACTATGATATCAGCACAACGATAGTGACATTGAAGAGTCATGCCCTTGCACTAGAGGAGCGTGCAAAGGCAGCAATTGTTCAGAGTGCTGAGTTTGGTCAGTTAGCAGCTGAATCCTTCCCAAAAAGTCTGCACTGCTTAACTGTGAAACTGACAGAAGAGTGGCTTCGGAACCCGAAGCATAGGAGTCGCTCAGAGGAGCAGCGGAATTCCACAAGATTGGTGGACAATAATCTGTATCATTTCTGTATATTCTCTGATAATGTGCTGGCCACTTCAGTAGTTGTCAATTCTACAGTCTCCAATGCGAATCACCCTCAACAGCTTGTGTTCCATGTGGTCACTGACAGGATCCATTTTGGCGCAATGTCTACTTGGTTCCTCATAAATGACTTCAAAGGTTGCACTGTTGAAGTCCGCTGCATAGATGAGTTCTCGTGGTTGAATGCTTCTTCATCTCCTCTGGTCAGGCAGCTATCTGAGGTGGAAACTCAGGGTTACTACTACTCAGCTGGTTCAAAACACCCTGAAAGAGAAATAAAATTCCATAATCCAAAGTTTGTTTCTCTGCTGAACCATTTACGGTTCTACATTCCTCAGATACTCCCCAACTTGGAGAAGGTGGTGTTTCttgatgatgatgttgtggtgcaGAAGGACCTGACACAGCTGTTCTCCATAGAGTTGCATGGTAATGTTATTGGAGCAGTGGAAACTTGTTTAGAGTCATTTCATCGGTATCACAAGTATCTCAATTTTTCGCACCCAACTATCAGCTCCAAGATTGATCCACATACTTGTGGATGGGCTTTTGGAATGAACATCTTTGACTTGATAGCTTGGAGGAAGGCAAACGCCACATCACTTTACCATTATTGGCAAGAGCAAAATTCTGATCTATTGCTCTGGAGGACCGGGACGCTCCCTGCTGGTCTTTTAACATTTTATGGCCTGATGGAGCCCCTAGACCGCAGATGGCATGTCTTGGGTCTGGGGTATGATGTAGACATAGATGATCGGTTGATTGAGAGTTCTGCTGTTGTGCACTATAATGGAAACATGAAACCCTGGCTGAAGTTGGCTATTCGCCGTTACAAGTATATATGGGAGCGGTATGTGAATTTCTCGCATCCGTATGTTAGAGAGTGTATGTTACATTAG